The Neorhizobium sp. NCHU2750 genome contains the following window.
CACGGTTCCGCATCAATCTCGGCCTTGCAACGGACAAGGTACCGTTTTCCTCTCTCGTGGATGAATTGACCGGCCTCAGCGCCGAATTTCGCCGCCTGTGGGCAGAGCACGAAGTGAGCAATGCCGGCGAAGGCGTCACGCTTTTCCATTCAAAGCGTCACGGCCACCACCGCTTTCGCCACCATCTCCTGATGCCGGAAGCATGGCCTGACCTACGAATCGTGGTTTACCTTCCAGACGCTGCCCCCTTGCTCTCATCGATTGATGAGAATCCCTAGAACGTGCGAAGCAGGGGGGGCAAAAATCGCAAAGGCGCCCCCTTGGTGAAAGGGTTTCCGCTACTTTGTGAGTGACGCGGCGCCTCTCGCTCCTGCTGGGAAAATTAAGATTTGGCGCCTCATTGCCAGCCGCCGCGAATTGCCTATTCTCTTCCTGCGCCCATTCGTCAAAGGCGGTGACACTTCATGTCCTGCAGATCCCTTCGTCTTGCCCTCTCTACCTGCCTTTTCTTCATCACTTCGACCCTTGCCCATGCGGATGAGAACCTGGCCTATACGTGGCAGGGGATCGAGCGCACGGCCATCCTGCATGTGCCTCCCGGTGCAGCCGGCAAGCCGGTGCCGCTCGTCATCGTCATGTACGGGTCGGACGACAAGGCGGCGAGTTTCCAGAAGACCAGCGGCTTCGATGCCGTGGCCGACCGGGAGGATTTCGCCACCCTCTATCCCGAGGCGATCGACAGTTTCTGGAGCTTTTCCGGCAAGAAGCCGCTGGTCAACGGCGTGCTTGTCGATGATATCGGCTTTTTCCGCACCATGATCGACGACCTGACAGGCCGGGGCATCGTCGATGGCGCCCGTGTCTATGCCACCGGCTTTTCGCTCGGCGCGCTGATGACCTATACGGTCGCCTGCGCCATGCCGGACAGGATCGCCGCCATCGCCACCGTGTCGAGCGCCATGAACGAGGCGCAGGTGGAAAGCTGCAAGCCCGGCCATCCCATGCCGGTGATGATGATCAACGGCACCGGTGACGAGGTGCAGCTCTATGATGGCCATATCCGCCCCTTCGGCCGTCTTCTGTCTGTCCCCGAGACGACGGAATACTGGCGTCGCATTGATGGCTGCAGCGGCGAAAGCGCCGAAAAGCTGCCGCATCTGAACGAGCATGACCTGACCCGCGCGAGCCTCGTGGAATGGTCCGGCTGCAAGGCGGATACGGGCGTGGAATTGTACCGTATCGAAAACGGTGGCCATTGCTGGCCCCATCTTGCTGCACCCGCCGGCAATATCGCCGTGGATGGCCCCCGTTTCGGCGGCTGCAGCCGCGACATCGAGACGCCGGCGGAAGTGTGGAATTTCTTCAAGCGCTACAAGATCGACTGACCGGTATCTTTCAGGGAGACGGGGCAGGGCGGGCGGCCAGCGGCCAGCCATTGGGGAGGAAGCGAAGAGGGGAAGCGGGCGAGCGATGCGGACCTTTCCTCCTCGCCGCACCACGACCTCGTGACAAACCGTATCGGGGAGTTGTGGTTGACACCGTCCCGCCTTTCTTGTTAGCGGAAGTCATGCCAGCCTTCTGGCCGTAAGCGTTTAACGTCAAGCAACGCACTTATCGATCCTTGCCGGTCGGAGTGCGTTTTTTTGTGCCCGCCGGTCGAGGACTGCCAAGAGGATACCCATGGCTTTTCAGACTGCGCGCGATCCGCAGCAGGTCCGTCTTTACCTGCTAGCCGTCATTTTGTTCATCTCCTATCTCTGCGTCGCCATCGCCCTGCCGGTCATTCCCGTGCATGTGACGACGACGCTCGGCCTCGGCAACGGTTGGGCCGGGCTCGGTGTCGGCATCGCCTTTCTGGCGACCATCCTGACCCGCGGCCATGCCGGCGCGCTCTGCGACGAGCACGGCGCCAAGGTGGCCGTCCGCCGCGGGCTGACCCTCTACAGCATCGGCGCGCTCATCTCGCTGGCCTCGGGCCTGCTGTCGGCCGAGCCCTTCATCGCATTCGCCGTACTCTCCGTCGGACGCCTGTCGATCGGCCTCGGTGAAAGCCTCGTCGCCGTCGGCACCATTTCCTGGGGCATCGGCATGGTCGGGCCGGATCGCTCCGGCAAGGTCATGGCGCTGGTCGGCGCCGCCATGTATGGCGCGCTCGCCTTCGGTGGCCCGGTCGGCCTGCTTCTTCTCGATCACGTCGGCTTTGCCGGCGCGATGGCCGTCAGCTTCGTGCTGCCACTGGCGGGCCTCGTGGCGATCCGCGCCATCCCCGCCGTCGCCCCGCCGCCGGCAAGGGAGCGCCCGCCGCTCCGGGTCGTCATCGGCACGATCTGGATGCATGGCATGATCGTCTGCCTGCAGGGCATCGGCTTTGCCGGCATCGGTTCCTTCTTCGCGCTTTACTTCCGCGACCAGCACTGGGGCATGGCAGGGCTCGGGCTGACGGCCTTCGGCTCCGGCTTCGTGCTGGTGCGCATCCTGTTCGGCAACCTGCCCGATCGCTTCGGCGGCGTCACCGTGGCGATCGTCTCGCTGGCGGTGGAAGCTGTCGGTCAGTTCCTCGTCTGGGGATCGGTTGGTCCGCATCTGGCGCTCGCCGGCGCCTTCATGACTGGGCTCGGATGCTCGATGATCTATCCCGCCATGGGGCGCGAAGTGGTGCAGCTCGTGGCGCCGCACCTGCGCGGCACCGCCCTTGGCGGCTTTTCCGCCTTCCAGGATATCGCCTATGGGCTGACCGGACCACTTGCCGGCCTGCTTGCCGACAGGTCCGGCTATGGCAGCGTTTTCCTGACCGGCGCCATCGCCGCCGTGATCGGCTTCGTCATCGCCGTCCTCCTGCGCCGTCGCCATGCCCTGATGACCGCCTAACCCGATCAGGATATCGAGACAATCAACTGAAACGCAAAACGGCCGCCCGGCATATGCCGCGCGGCCGTTTCGTCATCGGGGTGTCCGGCAGAAGAGGCTGCCGAAGTGGCTTCGATCAGCCGTTGCTGGCGAGCAGCGATACCTTGCGGCCGACGGCCTCGCCGTCCTTGTCGAGAAGACGGGTCGGGTAGTCGCCGGTGAAATAGTGGTCGGTGAACTGCGGCCGTGCATCGTTGCGGTCCTCGCCGCCGACGGCACGGTAGAGACCGTTGATCGACAGGAATTCGAGGCTGTCGCAGCCGATATATTTGCACATCGCTTCCAGGTTTTCATACTGGTTGGCGAGCAGCTTTTCCCGGTCCGGCGTGTCGATGCCGTAGAAGTCGGGATAATAGATCATCGGGCTTGCGACGCGCAGATGCACTTCCTTGGCGCCGGCATCGCGGATCATCTGCACGATCTTCAACGATGTGGTGCCGCGAACGACCGAATCATCGACCAGCACGACGCGCTTGCCTTCGATCATCGCCCGGTTGGCGGAATGCTTCAGCTTCACGCCGAAGGCGCGGATCTGCTGTGTCGGTTCGATGAAGGTGCGGCCGACATAATGGTTGCGGATGATGCCGTATTCGAACGGAATGCCGCTTTCCTGCGCGTAACCGAGTGCAGCAGGCGTGCCGCCATCCGGCACCGGCACGACGACATCGGCCTCGACCGGAGCTTCCTTGGCCAGGTTGATGCCCATGTTCTTGCGCGCGACATAGACCGAACGGCCGCCGACGACCGAGTCGGGACGGGCGAAATAGACATATTCGAACAGGCAAAGCCGCTCGGGCTGGCCATTGCCGGCCTTGCGGGCGTCGATGGTGATCGAGCCGTCGGACTGGATCTCGCAGATGATCACTTCGCCGTTTTCGACGTCGCGGACGAACTTGGCGCCGATAATATCGAGCGCGCAGGTTTCCGACGCAAAGACAGGCTTGCCGTCGAGTTCACCCATGACCAGCGGGCGGATGCCGACCGGGTCGCGGGCGGCGATCAGCTTGGTGCGGGTGATGGCCAGCATCGAATAGCCGCCTTCCATCTGGCGGATCGCATCGATGAAACGGTCTGCCGTGGACGTGTAGCGGGAACGGGCGATGAGATGCAGGACGACTTCGGTATCGGACGTAGACTGACAGATGGCGCCACCGGCGATCAGCTGGCGACGCAGCGTCAGCCCGTTGGTGAAATTGCCGTTATGGGCAATCGCGATACCGCCGACCTCGAGTTCGGCAAACAGCGGCTGTACGTTTCTGAGGGCCACTTCGCCGGTCGTCGAATAGCGGTTATGGCCGATCGAGATATTGCCCGGCAGTTTGGCGAGCGTTGCCGGATCGGTATAATGGTCGCCGACGAGGCCCATGCGGCGTTCCGAATGGAAGCGCAGGCCATCGAAGGAAACGATACCGGCCGCTTCCTGGCCGCGATGCTGAAGCGCATGCAGGCCAAGCGCCGTCAGCGTCGCCGCATCGGGATGTCCGAGGATACCGAATACGCCGCATTCTTCATGAAGCGTATCCTCCTCCCATACGTTGGAGAGTTTGACATCAAATGTCTGCGAAGCCGACTGGTCCATCGTGAGCCTGTGCCCTTGATCTAAAATGGAAAGGCCGGCCGGGGAAATGATCCCCGGAGCCAGCCCGCTCTCTACCTGAATTCAACTCATACCACAAATGGTGACGAATTGCGCTGCATCAAGCGCAACACAGCGTCAATTATTTGTACTAGGTGCATCACCCACCGGCGGCAGTTCCTGTCCCGGCTGCACATCGGTCGGCGCTTCTTCCTTGCCGGTGATCCGCGCACGGATCTGCGGCTCGATATCCGCCGGCAGAACGGCCTCCAGGCGGCCGACCAGTGTATCGATGAACGGCTTGGATTTGGCGTTGGTGACCCAGACCGGCTGCGACTTGACCGGCACCAGCCAGTTCCAGAAGGCGGTGGCGATGACCAGCAGCAGGATGCCGCGTGCCGCACCGAACAGGAAGCCGAGCGTGCGGTCCAGCGCGCCGATGCGGCTGTCGATGATGAAATCGGCGATCCGCGAGGTGATGAAAGAGATGATGATCAGTGCCAGAAGAAAGATGACGCCGGCCGAACCGGCAATCGCGATGCGGTGATCGGACGTGTATTTTTCCGCATAGGGAACGAGCAGCGGATAGAGATAGTAGGCGGCGGCAACCGAGCCCGCCCAACTCGCGATCGACAGCACTTCCCGCGAAAAACCGCGAACCATGGCGAGCACTGCGGAAAACAGGGTGACGCCGAGAACAACACCGTCGAAGATCGTGATGGGCATATAAACTCTACTCCAGGACTACCGTTTGTGCCGGCGGTGTCATGCCGGTACGCGCAGCCGGCAAGCATGTGTCGGGCGCAGTGTCTTACATCAGCCGGGTCATTAACGGAAGATCAATCATCTTCCCCAGAGGTTTCGTGCGCTTTCCCCAGTTTCTTCGCGGAACCGGCAATGCGCGAGACGAGATCGGGCAGGTCCTCTATCTCGGTCCACCTTGCGCCACCCTTCGGCAGTTCGGCCGAGCTCGATGGCAAAAGCGCGCCGGCAAAGCCGAGCTTCTCGGCCTCCTTCAGCCGCTGCGCCGTCTGCGAAACGGGCCTGACGGCACCGGACAGGCTGATCTCGCCGAAATAGACATGGTCCGACGGCAGCGCGACGCCGGCAAGCGACGAGACCAGCGCCGAGGCGATCGCCAGATCGGCAGCAGGTTCCGAGATCCGATAGCCGCCCGCGACATTGAGATAGACGTCGTGCTGGCCGAGCCTGACGCCACAATGAGCTTCGAGCACCGCAAGGATCATGGCAAGCCGCGAACTATCCCAGCCCACCACCGCACGCCGCGGCGTGCCGAGCGAGGTCGGCGCCACAAGCGCCTGTACTTCGACCAGAACCGGACGCGTGCCTTCCATGCCGGCAAACACGGCGGCCCCCGGCGCCTTGGCATTGCGCTCACCGAGGAAAAGCTCCGACGGGTTGGAAACGTCGCGTAAGCCCTTGTCGGACATTTCGAACACGCCGATCTCGTCGGTCGGCCCGAAGCGGTTCTTCACCGTTCTGAGGATTCGGTAGTGATGGCCGCGATCACCTTCGAAATAGAGAACCGCATCGACCATGTGCTCGACGACGCGCGGCCCGGCGATCTGGCCTTCCTTCGTCACATGGCCGACCAGAACCATGGCGGCGCCCGTCTGCTTGGCAAAACGGATCATCGCCTGCACGCCGGTGCGCACCTGGGTGACCGTGCCGGGCGCCGAATCCGCCGTATCGCTCCACAGCGTCTGGATCGAATCGATGATGACGAGGTCGGGCCGCTTGCCGTCCGAAATGGTGGCGAGAATGTCTTCCACATTGGTTTCGGCCGCAAGCAGCACGTCACTGTCGGCGGCACCGAGCCGCTGGGCGCGCAGCCGCACCTGGGCTACCGCCTCTTCGCCCGAGACATAGATGATCCGGTGGCCGCGGCGCGACAGCGCTGCTGCCGCCTGCATCAGCAGCGTCGACTTGCCGATGCCGGGATCGCCGCCGATCAAAACCGCCGAGCCGCGCACGAAACCCCCACCCGTGGCACGGTCCAGCTCGGAAATGCCCGTATGGATGCGCGGCGCCTGTTCGGTGTCGCCCGAGAGCGTGGTGAGCGTCACCGCGCGGCCCTTCTTCGGCGCCTTGCCCGGCCCGCCGCCGATCCCGCCCATCGGGTCTTCCTCAACGATCGTGTTCCACTCGCCGCAGCCATCGCATTTGCCCGCCCAGCGGTTATGCACCGTGCCGCAGTTCTGGCACACGAATTGGGTCTTTGTTTTTGCCATGAAGTCAGTTTTCGTCAGTCTTTGAATAGAGCGGGTGAAAGATTTTGATGGCCGTGAAGGACGCGCACAACGCGAATAGTTGTCCCGATCCGACGGAAGTAGATGCAGCGCCTGCGGTAGGGCAGCGCCCTCAATCCAGGTGAGAGATTGTCCCGAGGTGAGCCAGGAAATCGGTAACCGCAATCCACTCGATTTTCCGCAACAGATCGCGGACAAAGTGAGAGGCGGCTATCGGATCGTCAGCGGCGATATAGAGGAATATGTCCAGCAGATCCTGATCTGCGAGCGGGGCGTAGATCAGCTTCTTCGGTTCAATATCCGCATCCCCCGTTCGATGATCGAGTCGGCCTGAGCGTCTGCACTGTCGAAACTCACGAACTCGCCCCTGTCCAGCTGGGCATCGGCCTCGGCGATCATCGCCCTTAGATGTTTATCCTCGCTGCCAAGCAGGCTGAGACCCGCCGCGATGACATCCTCCGGATTGTCATAGGCACCAGACTTCACCTGCTCCTCGATGAAGGCCTTCTGTTCGTCGCTGAGATGGATCTCGGTCATTTCGATCTCCTTTTGTTCTCTTTTAGCACGAAGATTTCCGGCTTCCAAGAGGGGTCTCAAGGGAGTGAATCTCAGGGCGGATGCAGACCGTTCGACCCGCTCAGTCGTCCGGATAGATATAGCGCCGCTCGTAGCGCAGGCCGAGGCTGGTCAAGAGTTCGTAGCCGATCGTGCCGGCGGCACGCGCCACGTCGTCGACCATGATATTGGGACCGAAGAGCTCGATATAGTCGCCGGCGCGGATATCGCCCTCCGGCACGTCGGTCACGTCGAAGATCGTCAGGTCCATGGTGACGCGGCCGATCACCGGCACCCGCGTATTGGCGACGAAGCCGAAGGCGCCGGGCGTGCCGCCGGCACGGATCGGCACGCCGGAACCGGATGCGGAGCGCGGATAGCCGTCGGCATATCCGGCAGAAACGATCGCCAGCCGGCTGTTGCGAGACAGCTGGTGGGTGGCGCCATAGCTGACCGTTGATCCGGAGGGTGCCTCGCGGATCTGCAGGATGCGGCCTTCAGCCTTGGCGACCGGCTTTAGCGCCTGCATGCCGTTGACGAATTCCGCGCCATAGACGGCAATGCCGGGGCGGGTGAGGTCGAAATGATAGTCCGGCCCGAGGAAAATCCCGCCGGAGGCGGAAAGACTTGCGGGAATGCCTTCGAAAGCCACCGCAACCCGCTGAAACGACTCAAGCTGTGTGCGGTTGAGCGGCGAGGCGGGGTTGTCGCCGCTATGCAGATGCGACATGACCAGAACGGGCGAAAAGCTTGCCGGCCGCGACACGTCTTCGGCAAAGGCGATCGCTTCTTCCAGCGGCAGGCCAAGGCGATTGAAGCCGGTATCGATTTGCAGCGCGCAGGGGTGGTCGCCATGTTCGGCCGTCACCGCCATCCAGAAGGCAAGCTGTTCTTCCGACACGATGACCGGCACGAGGCCATGCTCGTAGAACTGCTTTTCCTGGCCGGGCCAGATGCCGGAAAGAACATAGATGCGGGCATCCGGCGCATAGCTGCGCAAGGTCACGCCTTCCTGCATCACGGCAACGAAGAAATCCCGCGCGCCGGCCTCGTAAAGCGCCGCGCCGCAGTCCTCCAGACCAAGCCCATAGGCATCCGCCTTGAGGATCGCCGCCGTTGCGGCCGGCCCCGAACGGCGCGCCATCTCGCGCCAGTTGTCGATCAGCGCGCCGAGATCGACGGTCAGCCGCACCGGGGCAATGTCGAACTCATCGCCAAGAAAGTCGTCGCTGTCGAAGTCGGTCGGTTCTGTCATGGGGATCTCGATCGGACATGGGAGGGAAGGCAATGATTATCAGTCGATCCTAACGTTTTTGCCGGCGGGAAAAAGCCCGCGAGCCAAGTTTCTGCCGCGCTGCACAGTCTTTTGAGGTCGAGCGGATGGGCAAGCGTGGAGGCGCGCAACGAAAAAGGGGCAGCCGATCGTCAAGATCGGCTGCCCCGTAATGCATGGTCGGATGTCTGGTTGGCTCAGGCGGTCGCAGCCTCCGCCGGGCCCGAGCGGCGGCGGCGCCAGAGCCAGACGATGATGGCGAGAACGACCACCGCTCCGGCCGCGCCCGCAGCGATGCCGATCCGGGCAAGCATCACCAGATTGGAAGCCGGCCCGCCATTGCGGATCACCTGCACGTCGTCCGGGGTCACGGTGAGCCCGGCATTGCCGTAATCCTTCATCAGGTAGTTGGCGAGCGAGGCCACCTCGCTGTTGGAGAGCGACACGGTGGCATTCGTCTGGTCGCCGAAGGGCGGCATGAACACATGGCCCTTCTCGGTGTCGCGGTCCACGCCATTGAGGATCGCCGCCACGACATTGGTCGGATTGCTCGCGCCGGTCGCCGCATTGTGGAACAGGCTCGGATAATAGCCGTCCGCGGTGCCCTGTCCGTTATAGCCGTGGCAGGAGGCGCAATTGGCGGTGAAGATCTGGGCTCCCGCGTCGGCGCCCTTCATACCCTCGGCGAAACTTTCCCCGCGGAAGGCGGAAAGGTCGTTACCCGCCTTGCCCTGGTCGAAGCGCGACGGGCCGGACGCCTGGCCGGCATCGGCCGAAGGCACGCTGCGGATATAGGTGGCGATCGCATTGAGATCGGTATCGGTCAGATGCTGGAAGGAATAGCTGATCGCCTCCGCCATGCTGCCGGCCGCTTGCGCTCTCGTGTCGAGGCGACCGGTCTTCAGATAGGTCACCAGATCCTCTTGGCTCCACGAGCCGATGCCATGGACTTTGTCATTGGTGATGTTGGGCGCATACCACGGGCCGACTTGGGCGCCGGTCAGGTTGAGGCTCTTGTCTTCCTGCATCAGCGGGCCACGCGGCGTGTGGCAGGTGCTGCAATGGGCTGCCCCCTCGGCCAGATATTTGCCGCGGTTCCATTCCGCTGACTGGTTCGGGTCATCGGCATGCACCGCATTCGGGCGGAACAGCAGGTTCCAGCCCATCATCGAGGCACGGATATTCATCGGAAAGGGCAGGCTTGTTTCCGGCGCCTTCTCATCCACCGGCGCGACACCCTGCATGAAATAGGCGTAGAGCGCGTGGATATCCTCGTCGGTCATCGCCGAATAGGAGACATAGGGCATGGCCGGGTAGAGGTTGGCTCCATCTGCGCGCACGCCGCGGCGCACCGCATCGGAAAACTGAGCTTCGCTGTAATTGCCGATGCCGAACTGCTTCGACGGCGTGATGTTGGTCGACATGATCGTGCCGACCGGTGAGGCGAGCGGCAGCCCGCCAGCCATCGGCTTGCCGCCCTCATGGTTGGTGTGGCAGGCCATGCAGTCGGATGCGGTGGCGAGATAGTGGCCCTTGTCGATCAGCTCCTTGGAGAATTCCTGGGCGGAGGCCGAAGAAAGGGCGGCAAATGCCAATGGCAGGGCAAGCGCAAGTGTCGTGACGGTCTTCATGATCATGCACCCCGCATCTGGTCGACGATCGCGTCCGCCGCCTTGAGCGCCAGCGCCGTCATGGTGATGGTGCTGTTGCCGCAGGCCGTCGATGCCATGGCGCCACCGCCGGGAATGAACAGGTTCTCGTGGTCATGCGCGCGGCAATCGATATCGACGACCGAGTTCGACGCATCGCGGCCCATGATCGTGCCGCCCATGATGTGCTTGCTGTTGGCGAATTTC
Protein-coding sequences here:
- the alr gene encoding alanine racemase, which gives rise to MTEPTDFDSDDFLGDEFDIAPVRLTVDLGALIDNWREMARRSGPAATAAILKADAYGLGLEDCGAALYEAGARDFFVAVMQEGVTLRSYAPDARIYVLSGIWPGQEKQFYEHGLVPVIVSEEQLAFWMAVTAEHGDHPCALQIDTGFNRLGLPLEEAIAFAEDVSRPASFSPVLVMSHLHSGDNPASPLNRTQLESFQRVAVAFEGIPASLSASGGIFLGPDYHFDLTRPGIAVYGAEFVNGMQALKPVAKAEGRILQIREAPSGSTVSYGATHQLSRNSRLAIVSAGYADGYPRSASGSGVPIRAGGTPGAFGFVANTRVPVIGRVTMDLTIFDVTDVPEGDIRAGDYIELFGPNIMVDDVARAAGTIGYELLTSLGLRYERRYIYPDD
- a CDS encoding PHB depolymerase family esterase — encoded protein: MSCRSLRLALSTCLFFITSTLAHADENLAYTWQGIERTAILHVPPGAAGKPVPLVIVMYGSDDKAASFQKTSGFDAVADREDFATLYPEAIDSFWSFSGKKPLVNGVLVDDIGFFRTMIDDLTGRGIVDGARVYATGFSLGALMTYTVACAMPDRIAAIATVSSAMNEAQVESCKPGHPMPVMMINGTGDEVQLYDGHIRPFGRLLSVPETTEYWRRIDGCSGESAEKLPHLNEHDLTRASLVEWSGCKADTGVELYRIENGGHCWPHLAAPAGNIAVDGPRFGGCSRDIETPAEVWNFFKRYKID
- a CDS encoding arabinose transporter gives rise to the protein MAFQTARDPQQVRLYLLAVILFISYLCVAIALPVIPVHVTTTLGLGNGWAGLGVGIAFLATILTRGHAGALCDEHGAKVAVRRGLTLYSIGALISLASGLLSAEPFIAFAVLSVGRLSIGLGESLVAVGTISWGIGMVGPDRSGKVMALVGAAMYGALAFGGPVGLLLLDHVGFAGAMAVSFVLPLAGLVAIRAIPAVAPPPARERPPLRVVIGTIWMHGMIVCLQGIGFAGIGSFFALYFRDQHWGMAGLGLTAFGSGFVLVRILFGNLPDRFGGVTVAIVSLAVEAVGQFLVWGSVGPHLALAGAFMTGLGCSMIYPAMGREVVQLVAPHLRGTALGGFSAFQDIAYGLTGPLAGLLADRSGYGSVFLTGAIAAVIGFVIAVLLRRRHALMTA
- a CDS encoding cytochrome c, coding for MIMKTVTTLALALPLAFAALSSASAQEFSKELIDKGHYLATASDCMACHTNHEGGKPMAGGLPLASPVGTIMSTNITPSKQFGIGNYSEAQFSDAVRRGVRADGANLYPAMPYVSYSAMTDEDIHALYAYFMQGVAPVDEKAPETSLPFPMNIRASMMGWNLLFRPNAVHADDPNQSAEWNRGKYLAEGAAHCSTCHTPRGPLMQEDKSLNLTGAQVGPWYAPNITNDKVHGIGSWSQEDLVTYLKTGRLDTRAQAAGSMAEAISYSFQHLTDTDLNAIATYIRSVPSADAGQASGPSRFDQGKAGNDLSAFRGESFAEGMKGADAGAQIFTANCASCHGYNGQGTADGYYPSLFHNAATGASNPTNVVAAILNGVDRDTEKGHVFMPPFGDQTNATVSLSNSEVASLANYLMKDYGNAGLTVTPDDVQVIRNGGPASNLVMLARIGIAAGAAGAVVVLAIIVWLWRRRRSGPAEAATA
- the radA gene encoding DNA repair protein RadA, coding for MAKTKTQFVCQNCGTVHNRWAGKCDGCGEWNTIVEEDPMGGIGGGPGKAPKKGRAVTLTTLSGDTEQAPRIHTGISELDRATGGGFVRGSAVLIGGDPGIGKSTLLMQAAAALSRRGHRIIYVSGEEAVAQVRLRAQRLGAADSDVLLAAETNVEDILATISDGKRPDLVIIDSIQTLWSDTADSAPGTVTQVRTGVQAMIRFAKQTGAAMVLVGHVTKEGQIAGPRVVEHMVDAVLYFEGDRGHHYRILRTVKNRFGPTDEIGVFEMSDKGLRDVSNPSELFLGERNAKAPGAAVFAGMEGTRPVLVEVQALVAPTSLGTPRRAVVGWDSSRLAMILAVLEAHCGVRLGQHDVYLNVAGGYRISEPAADLAIASALVSSLAGVALPSDHVYFGEISLSGAVRPVSQTAQRLKEAEKLGFAGALLPSSSAELPKGGARWTEIEDLPDLVSRIAGSAKKLGKAHETSGEDD
- a CDS encoding type II toxin-antitoxin system ParD family antitoxin; this translates as MTEIHLSDEQKAFIEEQVKSGAYDNPEDVIAAGLSLLGSEDKHLRAMIAEADAQLDRGEFVSFDSADAQADSIIERGMRILNRRS
- a CDS encoding CvpA family protein, which produces MPITIFDGVVLGVTLFSAVLAMVRGFSREVLSIASWAGSVAAAYYLYPLLVPYAEKYTSDHRIAIAGSAGVIFLLALIIISFITSRIADFIIDSRIGALDRTLGFLFGAARGILLLVIATAFWNWLVPVKSQPVWVTNAKSKPFIDTLVGRLEAVLPADIEPQIRARITGKEEAPTDVQPGQELPPVGDAPSTNN
- the purF gene encoding amidophosphoribosyltransferase; this translates as MDQSASQTFDVKLSNVWEEDTLHEECGVFGILGHPDAATLTALGLHALQHRGQEAAGIVSFDGLRFHSERRMGLVGDHYTDPATLAKLPGNISIGHNRYSTTGEVALRNVQPLFAELEVGGIAIAHNGNFTNGLTLRRQLIAGGAICQSTSDTEVVLHLIARSRYTSTADRFIDAIRQMEGGYSMLAITRTKLIAARDPVGIRPLVMGELDGKPVFASETCALDIIGAKFVRDVENGEVIICEIQSDGSITIDARKAGNGQPERLCLFEYVYFARPDSVVGGRSVYVARKNMGINLAKEAPVEADVVVPVPDGGTPAALGYAQESGIPFEYGIIRNHYVGRTFIEPTQQIRAFGVKLKHSANRAMIEGKRVVLVDDSVVRGTTSLKIVQMIRDAGAKEVHLRVASPMIYYPDFYGIDTPDREKLLANQYENLEAMCKYIGCDSLEFLSINGLYRAVGGEDRNDARPQFTDHYFTGDYPTRLLDKDGEAVGRKVSLLASNG